One region of Sulfurisphaera ohwakuensis genomic DNA includes:
- a CDS encoding ORC1-type DNA replication protein, with protein MKVLDELRDLVEDAIKGSTVFEKSKVLTPDYIPKNLPHREKQIKELSINFREILSNPGSTSVRVVISGKTGTGKTVTTKKFGELFSEIAKEKGLRVVYTHINCHRQRTLYLMLVEIANQLNLQIPNRGLSSQETFKLIYDYLEKRNIQLIITLDEFDYFVSTSPIEDIYFLVRIYDELNALVKRIHYIFILRELTSLASLDKSIKDHVIKNVIEFPPYTSEELYDILMDRIVNEKAFREGAVLEETVRFISDIYGFDKGGSGNARLALETLELAGKIADTEGSLLVTIDHAKKANSKINPELSIILDTIRDLDLHQLLVVKAIMNLHKKEGDDFFSMGKVEEEYNIVAKDLGEIPRKHTQVFEYIRKLKLMGLITARQSGKGMRGRTTLISLSVPISEELDNLINNEIRDRLLQQKNY; from the coding sequence GTGAAAGTTTTGGATGAGCTAAGAGATTTGGTTGAGGACGCAATTAAGGGCTCAACAGTATTCGAGAAAAGCAAAGTTTTAACACCAGATTATATTCCTAAGAACTTGCCTCACAGAGAAAAACAGATAAAGGAGTTAAGTATAAATTTCAGAGAAATTCTTTCAAATCCTGGGAGTACATCAGTTAGAGTAGTAATTTCTGGTAAGACTGGTACTGGTAAAACTGTTACGACAAAAAAGTTTGGAGAGCTTTTTAGTGAAATTGCAAAAGAAAAGGGGCTTAGAGTTGTTTATACTCATATAAATTGTCATAGGCAAAGAACTCTTTACCTTATGTTAGTTGAAATTGCAAATCAGTTAAATTTGCAGATACCTAATAGAGGTTTATCATCACAAGAAACCTTTAAGTTAATATATGATTACCTAGAAAAAAGAAACATTCAGTTAATAATTACATTGGATGAATTTGACTATTTTGTGAGTACCTCACCAATTGAAGATATTTATTTTCTAGTAAGGATATATGATGAACTTAACGCTTTAGTAAAACGTATTCACTACATTTTCATTTTGAGAGAACTGACTAGCTTAGCAAGCTTAGACAAGAGTATAAAAGATCACGTGATAAAGAATGTTATAGAGTTTCCCCCGTATACTTCTGAGGAATTATATGATATTTTAATGGATAGGATAGTAAATGAGAAAGCATTCAGAGAAGGAGCTGTCTTAGAAGAAACTGTAAGATTCATTTCAGATATTTATGGTTTTGATAAAGGTGGAAGTGGTAATGCAAGACTTGCGCTTGAAACACTAGAGCTTGCTGGTAAGATTGCGGATACTGAAGGTTCATTATTAGTAACTATTGATCATGCTAAAAAGGCTAATTCAAAAATTAACCCTGAATTAAGTATAATCTTAGATACGATAAGAGATTTAGATTTACATCAACTATTAGTAGTTAAGGCTATAATGAATTTACATAAAAAGGAAGGAGATGATTTCTTCTCAATGGGAAAAGTAGAAGAAGAATATAATATTGTAGCAAAAGATCTAGGAGAAATACCTAGGAAACATACGCAAGTTTTTGAATATATAAGAAAGTTAAAATTAATGGGTTTAATAACAGCTAGGCAAAGTGGTAAAGGAATGCGAGGTAGAACAACTCTTATATCCCTTTCAGTTCCTATATCAGAAGAATTAGATAATCTAATTAATAATGAAATAAGGGATAGACTATTACAGCAAAAGAATTATTAA
- the moaC gene encoding cyclic pyranopterin monophosphate synthase MoaC, whose translation MTEAKIVDISSKDIVLREAVVEGYIKLRKETIEKIKNKEVEKGDVATVAKTAGILAAKKTPELIPMCHPIPLEFVDVEIKIEEEGLRVISTVKAHYKTGVEMEALTATSVALLTIWDMVKKYEKDENGQYPYTEIKSIRVINKIKTCDDTK comes from the coding sequence ATGACTGAAGCAAAAATAGTAGATATTTCATCTAAGGATATAGTTCTAAGGGAAGCTGTGGTAGAAGGATATATAAAATTAAGGAAAGAAACAATAGAAAAAATTAAAAATAAAGAGGTTGAAAAAGGCGATGTGGCCACTGTAGCTAAAACAGCTGGGATATTGGCTGCTAAAAAAACTCCAGAATTAATACCAATGTGTCACCCAATACCTTTAGAGTTTGTTGATGTGGAAATTAAAATTGAAGAAGAAGGATTAAGAGTAATAAGTACTGTTAAGGCTCATTATAAGACTGGTGTTGAAATGGAAGCACTAACTGCAACTTCAGTGGCTCTTCTTACTATTTGGGACATGGTTAAAAAGTATGAAAAAGATGAAAATGGACAGTATCCTTATACTGAGATAAAGTCAATCAGAGTTATTAATAAAATTAAGACTTGCGACGATACGAAGTAG
- a CDS encoding replication factor C large subunit — translation MPLQWFLKYRPKTLNEVENEEDAKKELVEWIESWLKGKPNYKAVLLYGPPGVGKTTLAEALARDYKLELFEMNASDSRNLNDIRTMAERASITGTIFGIKGKLILLDEVDGLNARADAGAIEAILELINKTKYPIILTANDPWDPSLRPLRNAVKMIELKRLTKYPLKRILKKICEAEKITCEDEALDFIIEQSEGDARYAINMLQGVAEGYGRVTLDMAKNLVRRKDRELDPFEALRGVFWAKYYWQAKSAVTDTQIDYELLMRWLDENIPLQYDNLEDVWRAYDALSRASLFLTRSKLVGWDLLSYTFDLMGPGIAFASLEKKKPTYKAKWVKYQFPQYIQQLAKTKEIRDALDTLLRKIGQVIHASKDKTLNDFLPTFIIYYRKYQEKLDKELELTEKEKEVIKLISSFYEGSKAEIEEPEKKEPGKRRTTSYRRKS, via the coding sequence TTGCCACTACAATGGTTTCTAAAATATAGGCCAAAGACTCTAAATGAGGTAGAGAACGAAGAAGATGCTAAAAAAGAACTAGTTGAATGGATAGAAAGTTGGTTAAAGGGAAAACCTAATTATAAGGCCGTATTGCTCTATGGACCTCCCGGAGTTGGAAAGACAACGTTAGCTGAAGCATTAGCTAGAGATTATAAACTCGAATTATTTGAGATGAATGCTAGTGATTCAAGAAATTTAAATGATATTAGAACTATGGCTGAACGAGCTTCTATAACAGGGACAATCTTCGGGATTAAGGGAAAATTAATACTTTTAGATGAGGTTGATGGTTTGAATGCAAGAGCCGATGCTGGCGCGATTGAAGCTATTCTAGAACTTATTAATAAAACTAAATACCCAATAATTTTAACAGCTAACGATCCTTGGGACCCTTCCTTAAGACCTTTAAGGAATGCTGTAAAAATGATAGAATTAAAAAGGTTAACTAAATACCCATTAAAGAGAATACTTAAGAAAATATGTGAAGCAGAAAAGATTACATGTGAGGATGAGGCATTAGATTTTATAATTGAACAGTCAGAGGGGGACGCTAGATATGCCATAAATATGTTACAAGGGGTTGCAGAAGGTTATGGTAGAGTAACATTAGATATGGCTAAAAATTTAGTTAGGAGAAAAGATAGAGAATTAGATCCTTTTGAAGCATTAAGAGGTGTATTTTGGGCTAAATATTACTGGCAAGCTAAAAGCGCAGTAACAGATACTCAAATAGATTATGAACTTTTAATGAGATGGTTAGATGAAAATATACCATTGCAATATGATAATTTAGAAGATGTATGGAGAGCATACGATGCTTTATCAAGAGCTTCATTATTTTTAACAAGATCTAAATTAGTTGGGTGGGATCTTTTATCCTATACGTTTGATCTAATGGGGCCTGGTATAGCTTTTGCCTCCTTAGAGAAGAAAAAGCCTACATATAAAGCTAAATGGGTCAAGTACCAGTTTCCTCAGTACATTCAACAGTTAGCTAAAACTAAAGAAATTAGAGACGCTTTAGATACATTACTAAGAAAGATAGGCCAGGTTATACATGCCTCAAAAGATAAAACTCTTAATGATTTTCTACCAACTTTTATAATATATTACAGAAAATACCAAGAAAAACTAGATAAGGAGCTCGAACTTACCGAAAAAGAAAAAGAGGTTATTAAGCTAATTTCTTCGTTCTACGAAGGAAGTAAAGCGGAAATAGAAGAACCAGAGAAAAAAGAACCAGGTAAAAGAAGAACTACTTCGTATCGTCGCAAGTCTTAA
- a CDS encoding replication factor C small subunit: MSLEEEILWAEKYRPRSLDDIVNQKDIVERLKRFVKDKNMPHLLFAGPPGTGKTTAALALVHDLYGDNYRQYFLELNASDERGIDVIRNKVKEFARTVAGGNVPFKVVLLDEADNMTADAQQALRRTMELYTETTRFILACNYLSKIIEPIQSRTALFRFYPLKKEDVVARLAYIAKNEKVEYDQKALETIYDITQGDMRKAINILQASSVYGKVTVEAVYKVLGLAQPKEIREMIMLALQGNFLKAREKLRELLVNYGLSGEDIIKQIHREVTGNEITIPDDLKVLLVDYIGEVEYRIMEGADDEIQLNALLAKLAVYGEKYLKGK; the protein is encoded by the coding sequence ATGTCACTTGAGGAGGAAATTCTTTGGGCTGAAAAATATAGACCTAGAAGCCTTGATGACATAGTTAATCAAAAAGATATTGTAGAGAGATTAAAAAGATTCGTAAAAGATAAGAATATGCCACATTTACTTTTCGCTGGTCCTCCCGGTACAGGAAAAACTACAGCCGCCTTAGCCTTAGTTCATGATTTATACGGTGACAATTACAGGCAATATTTTCTTGAACTTAATGCTAGTGATGAAAGAGGTATAGATGTTATAAGGAATAAAGTTAAGGAATTTGCTAGAACAGTAGCTGGTGGAAACGTACCATTTAAGGTGGTGTTACTTGATGAAGCAGATAATATGACTGCTGATGCTCAACAAGCTTTAAGAAGAACCATGGAATTATACACAGAAACAACCCGTTTCATTTTAGCTTGTAATTATCTTAGTAAAATAATTGAACCTATACAATCAAGAACCGCACTTTTTAGGTTTTATCCGTTAAAGAAAGAAGATGTAGTGGCTAGGCTTGCATATATAGCTAAAAACGAGAAAGTAGAATATGATCAGAAGGCCCTTGAAACAATTTATGATATAACCCAAGGAGACATGAGAAAAGCGATAAATATACTTCAAGCTTCATCAGTATATGGCAAAGTAACTGTAGAAGCTGTATATAAAGTTCTTGGACTTGCACAGCCAAAAGAAATAAGAGAAATGATTATGTTGGCACTACAAGGAAATTTTCTTAAGGCGAGAGAGAAGCTAAGAGAGTTATTAGTAAATTATGGGTTGTCAGGTGAAGATATTATAAAACAAATACATAGAGAAGTTACAGGTAACGAAATAACTATTCCAGATGATTTAAAAGTATTACTAGTAGATTATATTGGTGAGGTAGAATATAGAATAATGGAAGGAGCAGACGACGAAATCCAACTAAATGCTCTTCTAGCTAAACTAGCTGTTTACGGAGAAAAGTACTTAAAAGGGAAGTAA
- a CDS encoding YbhB/YbcL family Raf kinase inhibitor-like protein yields MNVKSSAFKNEDFIPVRYTCDGEDISPEIEWDPVQNAKSYALIVEDPDAPGGIFIHWIIYNIKGTKLPENVKKVEKTELGIQGENDFGKIGYGGPCPPRTHPPHRYYFYVYALDTELPERSRITADELKNLMKGHIIDQGVIMGKYKRK; encoded by the coding sequence ATGAATGTAAAGTCCTCCGCTTTTAAAAATGAGGATTTTATTCCAGTAAGATATACTTGTGACGGAGAGGATATATCTCCAGAGATAGAGTGGGATCCTGTTCAAAATGCGAAAAGTTATGCCTTAATAGTTGAAGATCCTGATGCACCTGGAGGTATTTTTATACATTGGATTATATATAATATAAAAGGAACAAAATTACCAGAAAATGTAAAAAAAGTTGAAAAAACTGAACTTGGTATTCAAGGTGAAAACGATTTTGGAAAAATAGGTTATGGAGGGCCATGCCCTCCTAGAACCCATCCTCCTCATAGATATTATTTCTATGTATATGCTCTTGATACAGAACTGCCAGAACGATCAAGAATAACTGCAGATGAGCTTAAGAATTTAATGAAAGGACATATAATTGATCAAGGAGTAATTATGGGTAAGTATAAAAGGAAGTAG
- the psmB gene encoding archaeal proteasome endopeptidase complex subunit beta — translation METNNKLKILKTGTTTVGIKVKEGVVLAADRRASAGMYVAHKYVRKVLYIAPNIGITTAGSVADLQFIYDLLKNIYHYNLITGMRPITIKALATYLANMLSFSKYLPYIVQILIGGVDEQPRLYNLDYVGDITEEDYTATGSGSVEAIGIIEDEYRPDMTLDEAADLARRAIFSSIKRDPYTGTGVIVSKITKSGHEEKEYYPQRKI, via the coding sequence ATGGAGACTAATAATAAGTTAAAGATTTTAAAAACTGGGACTACAACAGTAGGAATAAAAGTAAAAGAAGGGGTAGTATTAGCTGCCGATAGAAGAGCAAGTGCTGGAATGTACGTAGCGCATAAGTATGTAAGAAAAGTTCTCTATATTGCACCAAATATAGGTATTACAACAGCCGGTAGTGTAGCTGATTTACAGTTTATATACGATTTATTAAAGAATATATATCATTATAATCTGATAACTGGAATGAGACCGATTACCATCAAAGCATTAGCTACATATTTAGCTAATATGCTATCATTTTCTAAGTATCTTCCTTACATAGTTCAAATATTAATAGGTGGGGTAGACGAGCAGCCAAGATTATATAATCTTGATTATGTAGGCGATATAACAGAAGAAGATTACACTGCAACAGGTTCTGGTTCGGTAGAAGCTATAGGTATAATTGAAGATGAATATAGGCCCGATATGACATTAGATGAAGCTGCTGATTTAGCTAGAAGAGCAATCTTCTCATCTATAAAAAGAGATCCCTACACTGGGACTGGAGTAATAGTGAGTAAAATAACTAAAAGTGGGCACGAGGAAAAAGAATATTATCCTCAAAGAAAAATCTAA
- a CDS encoding amidase, which yields MSLEELNTKYNIFITINRMKCRDKGKLRDLKFGIKDIILTKGVRTTAGSKILKDFIPNENAYVIDKILAEGGEIIGKTNTHEFALGATNTSSLIGPAKNPYDPERISGGSSGGSAVAVALGLVDVGIGTDTGGSVRIPASLCGVIGFKPTYGIIPTDGVIPFSWTFDTIGFLAKDISLIRRTIEALAENKIPFISYSKRRPTLGLFLFGDYETSKALEPVINKLSSYFDLVEVESELLIKYSRIVRKNIALAEASSYHMKYYDKYKELYSSDVRKLIEEGFKISATDYVNSLRIRKILLEEYFFIFKKIDALISPTTRIVAPKIKDVIGNELKYRDSLIANTEIFNTLGAPSISIPVTKLNDLPVGLMISGEPYKDGTVLDIAEEIMGIVGFIK from the coding sequence ATGTCATTAGAAGAATTAAATACAAAATACAATATTTTCATCACAATCAACAGAATGAAATGTAGAGATAAAGGTAAACTAAGAGACCTAAAATTCGGAATAAAAGATATTATTCTAACTAAAGGAGTAAGAACAACTGCCGGTTCAAAAATATTAAAAGATTTCATACCTAATGAGAACGCATATGTTATTGATAAAATATTAGCTGAAGGAGGAGAGATAATAGGGAAAACTAATACCCATGAATTTGCTCTTGGTGCTACTAATACCTCATCTTTGATTGGACCTGCGAAAAATCCCTATGATCCAGAGAGAATAAGTGGAGGATCTAGTGGAGGATCAGCAGTAGCAGTAGCATTAGGTTTAGTTGATGTAGGTATAGGAACAGATACTGGAGGATCTGTAAGAATTCCTGCATCATTATGTGGTGTTATAGGTTTTAAGCCAACATATGGAATTATACCTACTGATGGCGTAATTCCTTTTAGTTGGACGTTTGATACTATAGGTTTCTTAGCAAAAGATATCTCATTAATAAGAAGAACTATTGAAGCTCTTGCTGAAAATAAAATTCCTTTTATATCATACTCTAAGAGAAGACCTACGCTAGGATTATTCCTATTTGGAGATTACGAAACTTCTAAAGCCTTAGAACCAGTGATAAATAAACTTTCATCCTATTTTGATTTAGTAGAAGTAGAGAGTGAATTATTAATCAAATATTCTAGAATCGTAAGAAAAAATATAGCTCTAGCCGAAGCTTCATCTTACCATATGAAATATTACGATAAATATAAAGAATTATATTCGTCTGATGTTAGAAAATTAATTGAAGAAGGCTTCAAAATTTCGGCTACAGATTACGTTAACTCTTTAAGAATTAGAAAAATATTGTTAGAAGAGTACTTCTTTATCTTTAAAAAAATAGATGCATTAATTTCACCTACAACAAGAATTGTTGCACCTAAGATTAAAGACGTGATAGGAAATGAACTAAAATATAGGGATTCTTTAATTGCTAACACTGAGATATTTAATACTTTAGGTGCTCCATCAATTTCAATTCCAGTAACTAAGCTAAATGACTTACCTGTGGGGTTAATGATTAGTGGAGAGCCCTATAAAGATGGGACTGTTTTAGATATTGCTGAGGAAATTATGGGAATTGTTGGTTTTATTAAGTAG
- a CDS encoding acryloyl-coenzyme A reductase — protein MKAIVVPGPKQGYKLEEVPDPKPGKDEVIVRVDRAALCYRDLLQLQGYYPRMKYPVILGHEVVGTIEEVGENVKGFEVGDKVISLLYAPDGTCEYCQIGEEAYCHHRLGYSEELDGFFAEKAKIKITSLVKVPKGTPDEGAVLVPCVTGMIYRGIRRTGGIRKGELVLVTGASGGVGIHAIQVAKALGAKVIGVTTSEEKAKIIKQYADYVIVGTKFSEEAKKIGDVTLVIDTVGTPTFDESLKSLWMGGKIVQIGNVDPSQIYNLRLGYIILKDLKIVGHASATKKDAEDTLKLTQEGKIKPVIAGTVSLENIDEGYKMIKDKNKIGKVLVKP, from the coding sequence ATGAAAGCAATTGTAGTTCCAGGTCCTAAGCAAGGGTATAAACTTGAAGAAGTACCTGATCCTAAGCCGGGAAAAGATGAAGTAATAGTTAGGGTAGATAGAGCTGCACTTTGTTATAGAGATTTGCTTCAGCTACAAGGGTATTATCCAAGAATGAAATACCCAGTCATACTGGGGCATGAAGTTGTAGGAACCATAGAAGAAGTTGGAGAAAATGTGAAGGGATTTGAAGTAGGTGATAAAGTAATTTCTTTATTATATGCCCCAGATGGTACATGCGAATATTGCCAAATAGGTGAGGAAGCTTATTGTCATCATAGGCTAGGCTATTCAGAAGAGTTGGACGGATTTTTTGCAGAGAAGGCTAAAATTAAAATAACTAGCTTAGTAAAAGTTCCTAAAGGTACTCCAGATGAGGGAGCAGTACTTGTACCCTGTGTAACCGGTATGATATATAGAGGTATTAGGAGAACTGGTGGGATACGTAAAGGGGAGCTAGTATTGGTTACTGGTGCTAGTGGAGGAGTAGGAATTCACGCAATTCAAGTTGCAAAAGCCCTAGGTGCTAAAGTTATAGGAGTAACAACATCGGAAGAAAAAGCAAAGATAATTAAACAGTATGCGGATTATGTCATCGTTGGTACAAAGTTTTCGGAAGAGGCAAAGAAGATAGGTGATGTTACTTTAGTTATTGATACTGTAGGTACCCCTACTTTCGATGAAAGCTTAAAATCATTATGGATGGGCGGAAAAATTGTTCAAATAGGTAACGTGGATCCTTCTCAAATCTATAATTTAAGATTGGGTTATATAATATTAAAAGATTTGAAGATAGTTGGTCATGCCTCAGCTACCAAAAAAGATGCTGAAGACACACTAAAATTAACACAAGAGGGGAAGATTAAACCAGTTATTGCAGGAACAGTTAGTCTTGAAAATATTGACGAAGGTTATAAAATGATAAAAGATAAGAATAAAATAGGCAAAGTCTTAGTAAAACCATAA
- the prf1 gene encoding peptide chain release factor aRF-1 → MKKWSAPATVLLSLYIPPGRPIPDVLNLLRQEYSIAQNIKLKRTRDAVTSAIQSAIDRLTQIPKVPDNGLVIFCGENFETEESKCFVFSPPEKVTVFFYRTDKYFHVEFLEDMIEENDVFGLIIVERDYATIGILKGTRIEVLDEFEGFVPGKHMMGGQSQRRIDRIIEEMYANFLKEVGEKANSYLLPYLESGKLKGILLGGPGYAKKDFYDGDYLDYRLKKLVLLPLIDIPDQGDAGLKELVMKAQDILKNQKYVQVQNLLEELKYHIAKDDGLVVYGIEEIRKALHMGAVDSLVIYDEPNSELEKLSQEAENYGTKVYVVGDELPDAEWVKKTFGGAIGKLRYRIY, encoded by the coding sequence TTGAAAAAATGGTCTGCACCAGCTACGGTGTTACTATCATTATACATACCGCCTGGAAGACCTATACCAGATGTTCTCAATTTATTAAGGCAAGAATATTCAATAGCACAGAATATTAAATTAAAGAGAACTAGGGATGCAGTAACTTCAGCAATCCAATCAGCTATAGATAGGCTAACGCAAATACCTAAGGTTCCAGATAATGGATTAGTTATATTCTGTGGAGAGAATTTTGAGACAGAGGAGTCAAAATGTTTTGTGTTCTCTCCACCAGAGAAAGTTACAGTATTCTTCTATAGAACTGACAAATATTTCCATGTAGAATTTCTAGAAGATATGATAGAAGAAAATGACGTTTTCGGATTAATAATAGTTGAAAGAGATTATGCTACAATTGGTATATTAAAAGGAACCAGAATAGAAGTGCTTGACGAGTTTGAAGGTTTCGTACCGGGTAAGCATATGATGGGTGGACAGTCTCAAAGACGTATTGATAGAATAATTGAGGAAATGTATGCTAATTTCTTGAAAGAAGTAGGAGAAAAGGCAAATTCATATTTACTTCCTTATTTAGAGAGCGGGAAATTAAAGGGAATATTATTAGGAGGACCAGGTTATGCAAAGAAAGATTTCTACGATGGGGATTATTTAGATTATAGGCTGAAAAAATTGGTTCTATTACCCCTTATTGATATACCGGATCAGGGTGATGCTGGGTTAAAGGAGTTAGTTATGAAGGCACAAGATATTTTGAAAAACCAGAAATATGTTCAAGTTCAAAATCTCTTAGAAGAACTAAAGTATCATATTGCTAAAGATGACGGACTAGTAGTTTATGGTATTGAAGAAATAAGAAAAGCGTTACATATGGGTGCTGTTGATTCATTAGTTATCTATGATGAGCCAAATAGTGAATTAGAAAAACTTTCACAAGAAGCAGAAAATTACGGTACAAAAGTTTATGTAGTAGGAGATGAATTGCCAGATGCTGAATGGGTTAAAAAGACATTTGGTGGTGCTATAGGTAAATTAAGGTATAGAATATACTAA
- a CDS encoding phosphoribosyltransferase → MPKIPVKVVKWEEVVDWSTQLAEKIKESKYDPDIIIAIARGGLVPARIVADVLGVIDILSIKIEHWVETASHTPEAKVKYPFKVDLQGKKVLIIDDITDTGDSVELAKKYVKENFGPIEIRTATMQIIEASAKIKPDYYAMVIKDWYWFMYPWNYWEDEINLIRKILSEENSKAIDASFLKAKFIESYGVEPPIAVEKILSEMKRRNLL, encoded by the coding sequence TTGCCTAAGATACCCGTTAAAGTTGTTAAATGGGAAGAAGTAGTGGATTGGTCAACACAACTAGCTGAAAAAATAAAAGAATCAAAATATGATCCAGACATTATAATTGCAATTGCTAGAGGAGGATTAGTACCAGCAAGAATAGTTGCCGATGTTCTAGGAGTGATCGATATTTTATCTATAAAAATAGAACACTGGGTAGAAACAGCTTCTCATACGCCAGAGGCCAAAGTTAAATATCCTTTTAAAGTAGACTTACAAGGTAAAAAAGTACTAATTATAGATGATATTACAGATACTGGAGATAGCGTAGAACTAGCTAAAAAATATGTGAAAGAAAATTTTGGTCCAATAGAAATTAGGACTGCCACAATGCAAATCATAGAAGCTAGTGCTAAGATTAAGCCCGACTATTATGCAATGGTAATTAAAGATTGGTATTGGTTTATGTACCCATGGAATTATTGGGAAGACGAAATAAATTTAATTAGAAAAATTCTGAGTGAAGAAAATAGTAAAGCAATAGATGCTTCCTTTTTAAAAGCAAAGTTTATAGAAAGTTATGGTGTAGAACCACCTATAGCAGTAGAAAAAATTCTGAGTGAGATGAAAAGAAGGAACCTACTTTAG
- a CDS encoding S-methyl-5'-thioadenosine phosphorylase gives MIEPKEKASIGIIGGSGLYDPQILTNVKEIKVYTPYGEPSDNIILGELEGKKVAFLPRHGRGHRIPPHKINYRANIWALKSLGAKWVIAVSAVGSLRLDYKPGDFVVPNQFIDMTKGRTYTFFDGPSVAHVSMADPFCEHLRSIILDSAKDLGITTHDKGTYICIEGPRFSTRAESIVWKEVFKADIIGMTLVPEVNLACEAEMCYSVIGMVTDYDVFADIPVTAEEVTKVMAENTAKVKKLLYEVIRRLPEKPDERKCSCCQALKTALV, from the coding sequence ATGATTGAGCCAAAAGAAAAGGCGAGCATAGGAATTATAGGTGGTTCAGGTTTATATGATCCACAAATACTTACTAATGTAAAAGAAATAAAGGTTTATACTCCATATGGAGAGCCTAGTGATAATATAATTCTTGGAGAACTTGAAGGTAAGAAAGTTGCATTCTTACCTAGACATGGAAGAGGCCATAGGATTCCGCCTCATAAGATTAACTATAGAGCTAATATATGGGCTTTAAAGAGTCTCGGAGCGAAATGGGTTATTGCTGTATCCGCTGTAGGAAGTCTAAGATTAGACTATAAGCCTGGTGATTTTGTAGTTCCAAATCAGTTTATCGACATGACCAAAGGAAGGACATATACGTTCTTTGATGGCCCTTCTGTAGCTCATGTATCAATGGCTGATCCTTTTTGTGAACATTTAAGATCTATAATCTTAGATTCAGCAAAAGATTTAGGAATAACTACTCACGATAAAGGAACGTATATTTGCATCGAGGGACCTAGATTTTCCACTAGAGCGGAAAGTATAGTTTGGAAAGAAGTATTTAAGGCTGATATTATAGGTATGACTTTAGTTCCTGAAGTGAATTTAGCATGCGAGGCTGAAATGTGTTATAGTGTTATAGGTATGGTTACTGATTATGATGTTTTTGCTGATATTCCAGTAACTGCAGAAGAGGTAACAAAAGTTATGGCTGAAAATACTGCTAAGGTTAAAAAACTTCTTTATGAAGTTATTAGAAGACTACCTGAAAAACCTGATGAAAGGAAGTGTTCATGTTGTCAAGCTTTAAAGACAGCTTTAGTATAA
- the gdS-2 gene encoding hexaprenyl pyrophosphate synthase, producing MDLLSYWKKSKEIIDKLVDDYLVDIKDWQLLEVSKYILKDGKRFRGTLTFLFTEALNGDIKNAYKAALASEILHSASLALDDIVDYDIIRRGGSSAWAIYTNRKVIFITNYLIPSALNIISTYGEEALKISIQLWKDTAVGALKDIFGSPTEYLSTIELKTSSLFKLSTMLASFASHREDLVEETLDIGKYIGIAYQLVDDYIDCVKYERGELKELTGSAKQLYELKGKEYKEFVKKEYENALTNYLDIVRKLEISQDFTEAIISLPTFLTKGLLNEAGLDKL from the coding sequence GTGGATTTACTTTCTTATTGGAAAAAAAGCAAAGAGATCATTGATAAATTAGTTGACGATTATTTAGTTGATATTAAAGATTGGCAATTATTAGAAGTTAGTAAATATATACTAAAGGATGGGAAGAGATTTAGGGGGACATTAACATTCTTATTTACAGAAGCTCTTAATGGGGATATAAAAAATGCATATAAAGCAGCTCTTGCTTCAGAAATTCTTCATTCCGCATCCCTTGCATTGGATGATATTGTAGATTATGATATCATTAGAAGAGGGGGAAGTTCAGCTTGGGCAATTTATACTAACAGGAAAGTTATCTTTATTACCAATTATCTAATTCCTTCAGCATTAAATATAATCTCTACTTACGGAGAAGAAGCGTTAAAAATTAGTATACAACTATGGAAGGATACTGCTGTAGGTGCTTTAAAGGATATATTTGGTTCTCCTACAGAATATCTTTCTACAATCGAATTAAAAACCTCTAGTTTATTTAAACTGTCAACTATGTTAGCGTCATTTGCATCCCATAGAGAAGATTTAGTGGAAGAAACTTTAGATATAGGAAAATATATAGGAATTGCTTATCAATTGGTTGATGATTATATAGATTGTGTAAAATATGAAAGAGGAGAATTAAAGGAATTAACTGGAAGCGCTAAACAGTTATATGAACTTAAAGGGAAAGAGTATAAGGAGTTTGTAAAAAAGGAGTATGAAAATGCTTTAACTAATTATTTAGATATTGTAAGAAAATTGGAAATAAGCCAAGATTTTACTGAGGCTATAATATCATTACCAACCTTTTTAACGAAGGGACTATTAAACGAAGCTGGGCTGGATAAATTATAA